GTGCCCGATGGCGCTCACGAGCGGCGTGCGGCACGCCGCGGCCGTGCGCACGAGCGTCTCGTCGCTGAAGACGAGCAGGTTCTGGAAGTCGCCGCCGCCGCGGGCGATGACGATGACGTCGACCTCGGGATCCTCGTCGAGCACCCCGATGGCGCGCGTGACCTCGCCCGGCGCCCGGTCGCCCTGCACCGCGGTGTGCACGACGCGGAACCGCACGCTCGGCCAGCGCAGCTGGGCGTTCCGGAGCACGTCCTTCTCGGCGTCCGAGTCCTTGCCCGTGATGAGGCCGATGCAGCCGGGCAGGAACGGCAGCCGGCGCTTGCGGTCGGCGTCGAAGAGGCCCTCGGCGCGGAGCGTCTGGCGCAGGCGCTCGAGGCGCTCGAGCAGGTCGCCGAGGCCGACGTGGCGCATCTCCAGCACCTGCATCGTGAGCGTCCCGCCCTTGACCCAGTAGTTCGGCTTGACGAGCGCGACGACGCGGGCGCCCTGGCCGAGGTCGTCGGGGATCTTCGCCCGCACCGACGACCAGACCGTGAAGCTGATGGTGGCGTCGACGTCGAGGTCCTTGAGCTTCCCGTAGACGTTGCCGCCGGATCCGCCCCACTGGGTGATCTCGCCCTCGACCCACGCGGTGCCGAGCCGGTCGATCCAGCCCTTGATCTTCCCCGACAGCACCGAGACGGGCCACGGGGCGTCGACCGTCGGGGCTTCCGCCGCGGGCATGGACACGGTGCGCGTCTCGCTCATGGTCCCCCACTCGGCGCCCAGCGCGGGCGCATACAATTGAATACGTGACTACAGCGACCATTGACCAGCGACTCGTGGGAGCACCCGTCGTCAGCCTGTCGATGCCGCGGATGCCCGGCGTCCGCAACAGGCTCAAGGATAACCCGGTGGACGGCCCCAAGCGGGTCCTGCTCGCCGCTCCCCGCGGCTACTGCGCGGGCGTGGACCGCGCCGTCGTGGCGGTGGAGAAGGCGCTCGAGCGCTACGGCGCCCCCGTCTACGTGCGGAAGCAGATCGTCCACAACGTGCACGTCGTCTCGACCCTCGAGCGCATGGGCGCGGTCTTCGTGGAGGAGGTCGACGAGGTCCCCGAGGGCGCCCACGTCGTCTTCAGCGCCCACGGCGTCTCGCCGGCCGTGGTGCAGGGCGCGGCCGACCGCGGGCTCCAGGCCATCGACGCCACCTGCCCCCTCGTCACCAAGGTCCACCGCGAGGCCGTGCGCTTCGCGAAGGCCGACAAGCAGATCCTCCTCATCGGCCACGAGGGCCACGAGGAGGTCGAGGGCACCGCGGGCGAGGCGCCCGAGCAGACCATCGTCGTGAACTCCCCGGAGCACGCCGACGTCATCGAGGTGAAGGACCCCGACAACCTCGTGTGGCTCTCGCAGACCACGCTCTCGGTCGACGAGACGATGGAGACGGTCCGCCGCCTGCGCGTGCGCTTCCCGAACCTGCAGGACCCGCCGAGCGACGACATCTGCTACGCCACGCAGAACCGCCAGGTGGCCATCAAGAAGGTCGCGGTCGACGCCGACCTCGTCATCGTCATCGGATCCGCCAACAGCTCCAACTCCGTCCGCCTCGTCGAGGTCGCGCTCGAGTACGGCGCGAAGGCGTCCTACCGGGTCGACTACGCGTCCGAGGTCAAGCAGGAGTGGCTCGACGGCGTGCAGACGGTCGGCGTCACGAGCGGCGCGTCCGTCCCCGAGGTCCTCGTGCAGGAGCTGCTCGACGACCTGGCCGACGCCGGCTACGGCGAGGTGACCGCGGTCGTCACGGCCGAGGAGGACCTCGTCTTCTCGCTGCCCAAGGAGCTGCGCAAGGACCAGTCCGGCAACACGGACTCCCGCGCCATCGGCGGGCGCACCCGCGCGTGAGCGACGACGACGGCACGCGCCGTCCCGGTCGTCCCGCCCCGCGGTACGGCGAGTACGCGTCGCCCGCGGGCTCCGCGTCCGGCTCCGACTCGGGCTCGGGATCCGGCTCCGGTTCAGGGCAGGGCGGCGCTGACGCGTCGGGCCTGTCCGAGGCGGATGCGCGCATCGTCGCCGAGGCCGCGGAGTACCGCCGCGCGCAGGCCGAGCGGGACGCCCCCGCGTCCGCCCCGGCCCGCGGTGCGAGGAAGGCCGGCAAGTCGTCCGCCCCGCAGACCCTGGCCGAGCAGATGGCCGAGGAGCGGCGCGCGGCCCGCGAGCGGATGCTCGCCGAGCGCCGCGAGGCGGAGAAGGCCGCGGAGGTCGCGCGCCGGGAGGCACGTCGGTCGCCCGCCGCGAAGGCGCCCGCCCGCCCCGCGCAGGACGACGCCGCCTCGCCCGCCGGGGGTGCGCGACCCGAGCGGCCCGCCTACCTCGCCGGTCAGGATGCCCGCCGGGCGCCGCGGCGCTTCGACGCGGCCATCACGATCGGCCTGCTCGCCGCGGGCCTGTTCAACGTCGTGGGCAGCATCTCGTCCAACGCCGACCTCGGCCGATCGCTGAATCAGTCGTTCGCGCTCTTCGGCTTCGGGGAGTACACCGCGACGCCGCAGACGGCTGTGATCGGCATCGCCCTCAACGTCGTCAACGTGGTCGTGTTCGTGGTGACCGCGTGGATCGCGCTCGAGCTCGTCAAGCGACGTCGCATGGCGTTCTGGGTGCCGCTCGCCGGTGCGGCGCTGGCGGCCCTCATCGGCGTGATCCTCCTCGCCACGCTGGTGATGGGCGATCCGTCGTTCCTCCAGCAGCTGCCCGGGTCCGGCCGGACCTGACCCGCCCTCCGCTCGCACGACGGCGGGGCCGGTCCTGGTGGACCGGCCCCGCCGTCGTTCTCTTCACTGGTGCGTGCTAGCTCTGCGAGTGGCCGTGCGAGCCGAGCTGGCGCGTGGCCTCGACGACGCGGGCGGCCATGGCCGTCTCGGCCGTCTTGCCCCAGGCGCGGGGGTCGTACGTCTTCTTGTCGCCGACCTCGCCGTCGACCTTGAGGAAGCCGTCGTACTTGCGGAGCACGGAGTCCGCGATGGAGCGGCTGAACGCGTACTGCGTGTCGGTGTCGATGTTCATCTTCACGACGCCGTTGCGCACGGCCTCCGAGATCTCGTCGTCGGAGGAGCCGGATCCGCCGTGGAACACGAGGTCGAACGGCTTCTCGCCGGTGCCGTACTTCGACTGGATGCCGTCCTGGATCTCCTTGAGGAGCGACGGGCGGAGCTGGACGCCGCCCGGCTTGTACACGCCGTGCACGTTGCCGAACGTGAGGGCGGCCATGTAGCGGCCCTGGTCGCCGAGGCCGAGGGCCTCGACGGTGGAGATGGCGTCTTCCAGGGTCGTGTAGAGGTGCTTCCCGGTGTCGTGGCTGACGCCGTCCTCCTCGCCGCCGACGACGCCGATCTCGACCTCGAGGATCGCGTTGATCGCCTTCATGCGGGGGAGCAGGTCCTTCGCGATGTCGAGGTTCTCGTTGAGCGGGATGGCCGAGCCGTCCCACATGTGCGACTGGAAGATGGGGTTGCCGCCCGCGCGGACCTGCTCCTCGCTGGCCTCGATCATGGGGATGACGAAGCCGTCGAGCGCGTCCTTCGGGCAGTGGTCCGTGTGCAGCGCGACCGTGATGGGGTAGTTCTTGGCGACCTCGGTGGCGAAGCGCGCGAACGCGAGGGCGCCCGCGGCGCGGTTCTTCACGGTGTGGCCGGAGAAGTAGTCGGCGCCGCCGGTGGTGACCTGGATGATGCCGTCCGAGCCGGCGTCGGTGAGGCCCTGGAGGACCGCGTTGATGGTCTGCGACGAGGAGACGTTGACGGCCGGGTAGGCGAATCCGCCGGACTTGGCGCGATCCAGCATCTCGGCGTACTGCTCGGGGGTTGCTACGGGCATGGTGCATCTCCTTCGGCGGATCCACGGCGGCGCCGTGCGGCTGTCGCGGGAGCCCGTCGGCCGGTGGACGCGTGGTCCGCGGCCGGGCCCCGCGTGCTCGCCACTCTATCGAGCGGCCGTGCGCGTGACCCGGGTCGCGCGGCGGCTGGACGCGCGGTGGCCGATGGGCTACCGGTCGGCGCTCGCGGTGGATCCGGGGGACGTGAACTCGTCCGCCGTGAGCTCGCGCGCGGTGGCCTCGAGCGGCTCGAGCGTGCCGATGACCTTCGACTCGTCGAGCCGGGTGAGGCGGCGGGCGGTGGGGAGGACCTGGCGCTCCAGGGATCCGACGACGCGGTTGTAGTCGCCGACCGCGCCCGTGAGGGAGCGCCCGAGCTTCGCGATGTGCTCGCCGCTCGTGGCGAGGCGCGCGTGCAGCTCGCGGCTGAGGTCGAAGAGCTGCTTCGCGTCCTCCGTGAGCACCTCCTGCTGCCAGCTGAACGCCACGGTCTTGAGCACCGACCAGAGGGTGACGGGGGAGGAGAGCGCGACCCGGCGGCTGAACGCGAACTCCATGATGCTCGGATCCGCCTCCAGCGCCGACGAGACCAGCGACTCGCTCGGGATGAAGGCGATGACCATCTCCGGGCTCGCGTCGAGCCCCTCCCAGTACGCGCGGCTGCCGAGCGCCGTGATGTGGTCGCGCACGGCCTGCACGTGCTGCTTCATGAGGTGGTCGCGTCGGGCGCCCTCGGCCCCGGTCGCCGAGGCGGGGATGGCGCTCGCCTCGAGGTACGCGGTGAAGGGGGCCTTCGCGTCCACGGCGATGTGCTTGCCGCCGGGCAGGTGCACCACCATGTCGGGCCGGCCCACGCCCTGCGCCGTGGAGACGGACGTCTGCACGTCGAAGTCGACCCGGTGGATGAGGCCCGCGGCCTCCACGACGCTCCGCAGCTGGGTCTCGCCCCACACCCCGCGCGTGCTGTTCGACCGCAGCGCGGAGGCGAGCGTCTCGGCGGTGGCGCGCAGCCGCTCCTCCGCCTCGGTGGCGCTCCGGAGCTGCTCGCTCAGCTCGCCGTGCTGCTGCCGGCGCTGCTCCTCGAGCTCGTGCACCTTCGCCTGCACCTGCTTGAGGCTCTCGGCGACGGGGCTGAGCGCGGTGAGCACGCGGCCGTCCTCCTCGGTGCGGGCGACCTCGGCGCGCTGGACCTCGCGGAGCCGGGCCTGCAGCTCCGCGATGCGGTCCTCCTGCTGGCCGATCTGCTCGCGGAGGTGGGACTCCTGCGCGTCGAGCCGCTCGCGGTGCAGCGCGTCCTGCGCCTGGGCGCGCTCGGCGAACTGGGCCGTCGTCTGCCCGACCTGCTCCTCGGCGAGCCGCTCCGTGCGGTCCAGCTGCTCGCGGAGGGCGGCGATCGTCGCCTCCGCGGCGGCCAGGCGGGCGGCCTCGCCCGCGCGCCCCGGCGCGTCCACGCCCGAGCGGGCGCGCGACACGGTGAGCCCCACCACCGCGCCCACGGCCAGGCCGATGACGAGGCCGACGAGCAGGGCGATGACGGGATCCATGCGTGCAGTGTGCCAGCGGCCCCCGACACGGCCGG
The nucleotide sequence above comes from Clavibacter sp. B3I6. Encoded proteins:
- a CDS encoding DUF6264 family protein, whose translation is MSDDDGTRRPGRPAPRYGEYASPAGSASGSDSGSGSGSGSGQGGADASGLSEADARIVAEAAEYRRAQAERDAPASAPARGARKAGKSSAPQTLAEQMAEERRAARERMLAERREAEKAAEVARREARRSPAAKAPARPAQDDAASPAGGARPERPAYLAGQDARRAPRRFDAAITIGLLAAGLFNVVGSISSNADLGRSLNQSFALFGFGEYTATPQTAVIGIALNVVNVVVFVVTAWIALELVKRRRMAFWVPLAGAALAALIGVILLATLVMGDPSFLQQLPGSGRT
- the fbaA gene encoding class II fructose-bisphosphate aldolase, whose amino-acid sequence is MPVATPEQYAEMLDRAKSGGFAYPAVNVSSSQTINAVLQGLTDAGSDGIIQVTTGGADYFSGHTVKNRAAGALAFARFATEVAKNYPITVALHTDHCPKDALDGFVIPMIEASEEQVRAGGNPIFQSHMWDGSAIPLNENLDIAKDLLPRMKAINAILEVEIGVVGGEEDGVSHDTGKHLYTTLEDAISTVEALGLGDQGRYMAALTFGNVHGVYKPGGVQLRPSLLKEIQDGIQSKYGTGEKPFDLVFHGGSGSSDDEISEAVRNGVVKMNIDTDTQYAFSRSIADSVLRKYDGFLKVDGEVGDKKTYDPRAWGKTAETAMAARVVEATRQLGSHGHSQS
- a CDS encoding DNA recombination protein RmuC — protein: MDPVIALLVGLVIGLAVGAVVGLTVSRARSGVDAPGRAGEAARLAAAEATIAALREQLDRTERLAEEQVGQTTAQFAERAQAQDALHRERLDAQESHLREQIGQQEDRIAELQARLREVQRAEVARTEEDGRVLTALSPVAESLKQVQAKVHELEEQRRQQHGELSEQLRSATEAEERLRATAETLASALRSNSTRGVWGETQLRSVVEAAGLIHRVDFDVQTSVSTAQGVGRPDMVVHLPGGKHIAVDAKAPFTAYLEASAIPASATGAEGARRDHLMKQHVQAVRDHITALGSRAYWEGLDASPEMVIAFIPSESLVSSALEADPSIMEFAFSRRVALSSPVTLWSVLKTVAFSWQQEVLTEDAKQLFDLSRELHARLATSGEHIAKLGRSLTGAVGDYNRVVGSLERQVLPTARRLTRLDESKVIGTLEPLEATARELTADEFTSPGSTASADR
- the xseA gene encoding exodeoxyribonuclease VII large subunit, with protein sequence MSETRTVSMPAAEAPTVDAPWPVSVLSGKIKGWIDRLGTAWVEGEITQWGGSGGNVYGKLKDLDVDATISFTVWSSVRAKIPDDLGQGARVVALVKPNYWVKGGTLTMQVLEMRHVGLGDLLERLERLRQTLRAEGLFDADRKRRLPFLPGCIGLITGKDSDAEKDVLRNAQLRWPSVRFRVVHTAVQGDRAPGEVTRAIGVLDEDPEVDVIVIARGGGDFQNLLVFSDETLVRTAAACRTPLVSAIGHEADRPLLDDVADLRASTPTDAAKRVVPDVSEELSRVQQARARIGMRLTSQVRGEIDRIEQLRSRPVLASTAWIVDSRAEELGRYIARSAELAGRVVERGVQRTSELSRQLRALSPQHVLDRGYAIVQTADGSALRAPADAPAGAGLVLRLAAGALGATSTGPTDDIPSSAARLPASPARDARPAPDAGS
- a CDS encoding 4-hydroxy-3-methylbut-2-enyl diphosphate reductase; protein product: MPRMPGVRNRLKDNPVDGPKRVLLAAPRGYCAGVDRAVVAVEKALERYGAPVYVRKQIVHNVHVVSTLERMGAVFVEEVDEVPEGAHVVFSAHGVSPAVVQGAADRGLQAIDATCPLVTKVHREAVRFAKADKQILLIGHEGHEEVEGTAGEAPEQTIVVNSPEHADVIEVKDPDNLVWLSQTTLSVDETMETVRRLRVRFPNLQDPPSDDICYATQNRQVAIKKVAVDADLVIVIGSANSSNSVRLVEVALEYGAKASYRVDYASEVKQEWLDGVQTVGVTSGASVPEVLVQELLDDLADAGYGEVTAVVTAEEDLVFSLPKELRKDQSGNTDSRAIGGRTRA